Proteins found in one Pseudopipra pipra isolate bDixPip1 chromosome 19, bDixPip1.hap1, whole genome shotgun sequence genomic segment:
- the DGKE gene encoding diacylglycerol kinase epsilon has product MEGPGGADWRLALWTLFSVLLPVLITAWCSFQRSRRQLLIRDIFRKSKHDWHYTDLFGQPSYCCVCAQHMLRGAFCGCCGLRASERCLKKADQRFLCKEIMTRGAGAAQSSIPHHWVRGNVPLCSCCVVCKQQCGTQPKLCDYRCAWCQYTVHDECMVDCLRTEECTFGEFKDLIIPPYYLSAINQMRKDKKTSYEKVVPYCRKHWMPVIILANTRSGNNMGETLLGEFKMLLNPVQVFDLSKIAPAKALQLCTLLPCNAVRVLVCGGDGTVGWVLDAIDEMKIKGQERYIPQVAILPLGTGNDLSNTLGWGAGYAGEVPVEQILRNVMEADGIKLDRWKVQVTNKGYYNLRKPKVFTMNNYFSIGPDALMALNFHAHREKTPSLFSSRIINKAVYFFYGTKDCLVQECKDLNKKVELELDGERIELPNLEGIIVLNIGYWGGGCRLWEGMGDEPYPLARHDDGLLEVVGVHGSFHCAQIQVKLANPVRLGQAHTVRLILKSSKMPMQVDGEPWAQGPCTVTITHKTHALMLYHSGEQTDDDASSLSE; this is encoded by the exons ATGGAGGGCCCGGGCGGGGCCGACTGGCGCCTGGCGCTCTGGACGCTGTTCTCCGTGCTGCTGCCCGTGCTCATCACCGCGTGGTGCAGCTTCCAGCGGTCGCGGCGGCAGCTGCTGATACGGGACATCTTCCGCAAGAGCAAGCACGACTGGCACTACACGGACCTGTTCGGGCAGCCCTCGTACTGCTGCGTGTGCGCCCAGCACATGCTGCGCGGAGCCTTCTGCGGCTGCTGCGGGCTGCGCGCCAGCGAGCGCTGCCTCAAGAAGGCGGACCAGCGCTTCCTCTGCAAGGAGATCATGACAAGAGGCGCCGGGGCAGCCCAGAGCTCCATCCCACACCACTGGGTCAGGGGCAACGtccccctctgcagctgctgcgTGGTGTGCAAGCAGCAGTGCGGCACCCAGCCCAAGCTCTGCGACTACAG ATGTGCATGGTGTCAGTACACTGTGCATGATGAATGCATGGTGGATTGTTTAAGGACTGAGGAGTGTACATTTGGAGAATTCAAAGACTTAATTATCCCACCCTACTATTTGTCTGCAATCAACCAGATGcgaaaagacaaaaaaaccagtTATGAAAAG GTGGTACCTTACTGCAGAAAACACTGGATGCCAGTGATCATACTGGCAAATACTCGCAGTGGGAACAACATGGGTGAAACTTTACTTGGAGAATTTAAAATGCTGCTGAACCCTGTTCAG GTTTTTGATCTGAGCAAAATTGCACCTGCTAAAGCCCTCCAGCTCTGTACCTTGCTGCCTTGCAATGCTGTCAGGGTTCTTGTCTGTGGTGGGGATGGCACAGTGGGCTGGGTCCTGGATGCCATTGATGAAATGAAGATAAAG GGGCAAGAACGATATATCCCACAAGTTGCAATTTTACCTCTGGGAACAGGGAATGACCTGTCCAACAcactgggctggggggcaggtTATGCTGGAGAAGTCCCTGTGGAACAGATCTTACGGAATGTCATGGAGGCAGATGGAATCAAACTGGACAG ATGGAAGGTTCAAGTAACAAACAAAGGATACTACAACTTAAGGAAACCAAAG GTATTCACAATGAACAACTACTTTTCTATAGGACCTGATGCTCTCATGGCTTTAAATTTCCATGCTCATCGTGAGAAGACTCCctctctgttttccagcagaatTATCAATAAG gctgtttattttttttatggaacCAAAGACTGCTTAGTACAAGAATGTAAAGACCTTAACAAGAAGGTTGAG CTAGAGTTGGATGGTGAGAGGATCGAGTTGCCCAATTTGGAAGGCATCATTGTGCTGAATATTGGAtactggggagggggctgcaggctCTGGGAAGGAATGGGGGATGAACCTTACCCCTTGGCAAG ACATGATGATGGACTTCTGGAAGTTGTTGGTGTTCATGGTTCTTTCCACTGTGCCCAGATCCAGGTTAAACTGGCCAACCCTGTTCGCCTGGGGCAGGCACACACAGTGAGG CTGATCCTGAAGAGCTCGAAGATGCCGATGCAGGTGGATGGGGAGCCCTGGGCCCAGGGGCCCTGCACGGTCACCATCACCCACAAGACTCACGCGCTGATGTTGTACCACTCGGGGGAGCAGACGGACGACGACGCTTCCAGCCTGTCTGAGTAG
- the LOC135424621 gene encoding meteorin-like protein isoform X2: MKADGGVSPACAGGFSPSWRGGGKGVGDGLGRHPQPTPFPPAALIARPAPGRCRQPMATVRGSPGLPALLRLLLLLGAGGSRPGTADRCSWRGSGLSREPRSRAVEQVHLRCTEGSLEWMYPARALRVVLEPNLSSAQHTTVCIKPASDFQGANIYVERAGQLHLVLSEAEGARPHHVSCFSAHRPQRVALFLQASPQRDISRRTASFQYELLSNQSAAGPDFKKMALVEAMCRPCDNVELLMAICSSDFVVKGSIRNVSHDSENHMSQVDVSVQRVYRQKNRIFQQDEGSGEWRGPIRTLLQCKVKKGGGDFLFTGNEHFGEAWLGCAPRFKDFMVVYRAARERGANPCEFELN; this comes from the exons ATGAAGGCTGATGGCGGGGTGTCCCCCGCCTGTGCTGGGGGGTTCTCCCCGAgctggcggggcggggggaagGGGGTCGGTGACGGGCTCGGCCgacacccccagcccacccccttccctcccGCCGCCCTTATAGCCCGGCCCGCGCCCGGGCGCTGCCGGCAGCCCATGGCCACGGTGCGGGGCTCGCCCGGGCTCCCGGCCCTgctgcggctgctgctgctgctcgggGCGGGCGGGTCGCGGCCGGGCACCGCCGATCgctgcagctggaggggcaG CGGTTTGAGCCGGGAGCCGCGTTCCCGCGCCGTGGAGCAGGTCCATCTGCGCTGCACCGAGGGCTCCCTGGAATGGATGTACCCGGCGCGAGCCCTGCGAGTGGTCCTGGAGCCCAACCTGTCCAGTGCCCAGCACACCACCGTCTGCATCAAGCCCGCCAGCGACTTCCAGGGTGCCAACATCTACGTGGAGCGCGCCGGGCAGCTGCACCTGGTGCTGAGCGAGGCCGAAGGGGCTCGGCCCCACCACGTGTCCTGCTTCAGCGCCCACAGGCCGCAGCGAGTGGCCCTGTTCCTGCAGGCCAGCCCGCAGAGGGACATCAGCCGCCGCACCGCCAGCTTCCAGTACGAGCTGCTGAGCAACCAGAGCGCGGCCGGCCCCGACTTCAAAAAGATGGCCCTGGTGGAAG ctaTGTGCCGTCCTTGTGACAACGTGGAACTTCTTATGGCCATTTGCAGCAGTGATTTCG TGGTGAAGGGATCCATCCGAAACGTTTCCCACGACTCAGAGAACCACATGTCCCAGGTGGATGTCAGTGTCCAGAGAGTCTACAGGCAGAAGAACAGGATTTTCCAGCAGGATGAAGGGAGTGGGGAGTGGAGAGGCCCAATCCGAACCCTGCTGCAGTGCAAGGTGAAGAAGGGAGGTGGAGATTTCCTCTTCACTGGGAATGAACACTTTGGGGaagcctggctgggctgtgcccctcGCTTTAAGGATTTCATGGTTGTTTATCGAGCTGCCAGAGAAAGAGGAGCCAACCCCTGTGAGTTTGAGCTCAACTGA
- the LOC135424621 gene encoding meteorin-like protein isoform X1 yields MYPARALRVVLEPNLSSAQHTTVCIKPASDFQGANIYVERAGQLHLVLSEAEGARPHHVSCFSAHRPQRVALFLQASPQRDISRRTASFQYELLSNQSAAGPDFKKMALVEAMCRPCDNVELLMAICSSDFVVKGSIRNVSHDSENHMSQVDVSVQRVYRQKNRIFQQDEGSGEWRGPIRTLLQCKVKKGGGDFLFTGNEHFGEAWLGCAPRFKDFMVVYRAARERGANPCEFELN; encoded by the exons ATGTACCCGGCGCGAGCCCTGCGAGTGGTCCTGGAGCCCAACCTGTCCAGTGCCCAGCACACCACCGTCTGCATCAAGCCCGCCAGCGACTTCCAGGGTGCCAACATCTACGTGGAGCGCGCCGGGCAGCTGCACCTGGTGCTGAGCGAGGCCGAAGGGGCTCGGCCCCACCACGTGTCCTGCTTCAGCGCCCACAGGCCGCAGCGAGTGGCCCTGTTCCTGCAGGCCAGCCCGCAGAGGGACATCAGCCGCCGCACCGCCAGCTTCCAGTACGAGCTGCTGAGCAACCAGAGCGCGGCCGGCCCCGACTTCAAAAAGATGGCCCTGGTGGAAG ctaTGTGCCGTCCTTGTGACAACGTGGAACTTCTTATGGCCATTTGCAGCAGTGATTTCG TGGTGAAGGGATCCATCCGAAACGTTTCCCACGACTCAGAGAACCACATGTCCCAGGTGGATGTCAGTGTCCAGAGAGTCTACAGGCAGAAGAACAGGATTTTCCAGCAGGATGAAGGGAGTGGGGAGTGGAGAGGCCCAATCCGAACCCTGCTGCAGTGCAAGGTGAAGAAGGGAGGTGGAGATTTCCTCTTCACTGGGAATGAACACTTTGGGGaagcctggctgggctgtgcccctcGCTTTAAGGATTTCATGGTTGTTTATCGAGCTGCCAGAGAAAGAGGAGCCAACCCCTGTGAGTTTGAGCTCAACTGA
- the TRIM25 gene encoding E3 ubiquitin/ISG15 ligase TRIM25 isoform X1: MATLEPELSLAGLEEELTCCICLCLFSSPVTVPCGHNFCAACLELSWAGLSEGFSCPQCRATFAVRPKLQKNTVLCRVVEQLQGRAGAGGEEQEEEEEDDGGAAKCEAEEPPVYCDSCREAPAVQTCLTCTASFCAEHLRPHRDSPAFRDHQLCPPLRDLQYRKCPSHNRLFEFFCSIHGSCICSLCLLGHKVCHTSPLEEAKANAQVMLKKKLMMLNNQSERAAQAMSTVKTNQSQSAETASRKKDLIRSEFSEIKAIIEERENEVMKAIADEEKRVWNKFDYIYGVLGKKKNEIQSLRDQIETALTESDDVLFMKRAVALQRTSPKEAFVPVVEMDQNVMNSTYKFAVSLRETLKLAAAVQYKERKAEATPGKTVGLPVAPRDKTPVGRRPHQLRAPSQDRSHKERTLSHTPATPQEKANTKEKTKPAKVAPTTAPTTAPKTATAAAAATKELIASFLKKSREELLQYTAQITLDYNTAHNNVMLSENYTRMSVSDNFRGYNPHPQRFTDFRQVLGFQCFKRGIHYWEVELQQNSFCGIGVCYGSMARHGPESRLGRNSSSWCIEWLNNKISSWHDDIEKCLPSTKATRIGVLLHCEGGFVIFMAVGEKHNLIYKFKAQFTEALYPAFWLFSSGTVLSLL; this comes from the exons GGCTGTCGGAGGGGTTCAGCTGCCCCCAGTGCCGCGCCACCTTCGCGGTCCGCCCGAAGCTGCAGAAGAACACGGTGCTGTGCCGGGTggtggagcagctccagggccgcgccggggccgggggtgaggagcaggaggaggaggaggaggatgatggagGGGCGGCGAAGTGCGAGGCGGAGGAGCCCCCCGTGTACTGCGACAGCTGCCGGGAGGCGCCGGCCGTGCAGACCTGCCTGACCTGCACCGCGTCCTTCTGCGCCGAGCACCTGCGGCCGCACCGCGACAGCCCCGCCTTCCGCGACCACCAGCTCTGCCCGCCCCTGAGAGACCTCCAGTACCGCAAGTGCCCCTCGCACAACCGGCTCTTCGAGTTCTTCTGCAGCATTCACGGCAGCTGCAtctgctccctgtgcctgctCGGGCACAAGGTGTGCCACACCAGCCCCTTGGAGGAGGCTAAAGCCAATGCCCAG GTGATGCTGAAGAAGAAACTCATGATGCTGAATAATCAGAGTGAAAGAGCTGCTCAGGCAATGAGCACTGTGAAAACCAACCAAAGCCAATCTGCT GAGACAGCTTCCAGAAAGAAGGATTTGATCAGAAGTgagttttctgaaattaaaGCTATAattgaagaaagagaaaatgaggtCATGAAAGCAATTGCAGATGAAGAAAAGAGAGTCTGGAACAAGTTTGATTATATTTACGGTGTTCTGGGAAAGAAGAAGAATGAAATTCAGTCTCTCAGAGATCAGATTGAGACGGCACTGACTGAAAGCGATGACGTTCTGTTTATGAAG AGAGCAGTAGCACTGCAACGAACATCACCAAAAGAGGCTTTCGTTCCTGTGGTTGAAATGGACCAAAATGTGATGAATTCCACTTATAAGTTTGCTGTTAGCCTCAGAGAAACACTGAAACTTGCAGCAGCGGTTCAGTATaaggagagaaaagcagaag CCACACCTGGGAAAACTGTGGGCCTTCCAGTGGCTCCTAGAGACAAAACCCCTGTTGGAAGAAGGCCTCATCAACTAC GTGCTCCCTCACAAGATCGTTCCCACAAAGAGAGAACCCTTTCCCACACTCCAGCCACTCCGCAGGAGAAGGCAAATACCA agGAGAAAACCAAACCTGCTAAAGTTG CACCAACCACAGCACCAACCACAGCACCAAAAActgcaactgctgctgctgctgcaactaAAGAGCTTATTGCCAGCTTTCTGAAGAAATCCAGAGAGGAGCTTCTGCAGT ATACTGCTCAAATCACCCTGGATTACAACACAGCTCATAACAACGTGATGCTGTCTGAGAACTACACCAGGATGTCCGTCTCAGACAACTTCAGGGGTTACAACCCCCACCCTCAGCGCTTCACCGACTTCCGCCAGGTCCTGGGGTTCCAGTGCTTCAAGAGGGGGATCCACTACTGGGAggtggagctgcagcagaacagCTTCTGTGGCATCGGGGTGTGCTACGGCAGCAtggcccggcacggccccgaGAGCCGCCtgggcaggaacagcagctcctggtgcaTCGAGTGGCTCAACAACAAAATATCATCCTGGCACGATGACATTGAAAAGTGCTTACCCAGCACAAAGGCCACCAGGATTGGGGTGCTGCTCCACTGCGAGGGGGGCTTTGTGATCTTCATGGCAGTGGGGGAGAAGCACAACTTGATCTATAAATTCAAAGCCCAGTTCACCGAGGCCTTGTACCCTGCCTTCTGGCTGTTCTCCAGTGGCACTGTGCTCTCTCTCCTTTAA
- the TRIM25 gene encoding E3 ubiquitin/ISG15 ligase TRIM25 isoform X2 gives MATLEPELSLAGLEEELTCCICLCLFSSPVTVPCGHNFCAACLELSWAGLSEGFSCPQCRATFAVRPKLQKNTVLCRVVEQLQGRAGAGGEEQEEEEEDDGGAAKCEAEEPPVYCDSCREAPAVQTCLTCTASFCAEHLRPHRDSPAFRDHQLCPPLRDLQYRKCPSHNRLFEFFCSIHGSCICSLCLLGHKVCHTSPLEEAKANAQVMLKKKLMMLNNQSERAAQAMSTVKTNQSQSAETASRKKDLIRSEFSEIKAIIEERENEVMKAIADEEKRVWNKFDYIYGVLGKKKNEIQSLRDQIETALTESDDVLFMKRAVALQRTSPKEAFVPVVEMDQNVMNSTYKFAVSLRETLKLAAAVQYKERKAEATPGKTVGLPVAPRDKTPVGRRPHQLRAPSQDRSHKERTLSHTPATPQEKANTKEKTKPAKVAPTTAPKTATAAAAATKELIASFLKKSREELLQYTAQITLDYNTAHNNVMLSENYTRMSVSDNFRGYNPHPQRFTDFRQVLGFQCFKRGIHYWEVELQQNSFCGIGVCYGSMARHGPESRLGRNSSSWCIEWLNNKISSWHDDIEKCLPSTKATRIGVLLHCEGGFVIFMAVGEKHNLIYKFKAQFTEALYPAFWLFSSGTVLSLL, from the exons GGCTGTCGGAGGGGTTCAGCTGCCCCCAGTGCCGCGCCACCTTCGCGGTCCGCCCGAAGCTGCAGAAGAACACGGTGCTGTGCCGGGTggtggagcagctccagggccgcgccggggccgggggtgaggagcaggaggaggaggaggaggatgatggagGGGCGGCGAAGTGCGAGGCGGAGGAGCCCCCCGTGTACTGCGACAGCTGCCGGGAGGCGCCGGCCGTGCAGACCTGCCTGACCTGCACCGCGTCCTTCTGCGCCGAGCACCTGCGGCCGCACCGCGACAGCCCCGCCTTCCGCGACCACCAGCTCTGCCCGCCCCTGAGAGACCTCCAGTACCGCAAGTGCCCCTCGCACAACCGGCTCTTCGAGTTCTTCTGCAGCATTCACGGCAGCTGCAtctgctccctgtgcctgctCGGGCACAAGGTGTGCCACACCAGCCCCTTGGAGGAGGCTAAAGCCAATGCCCAG GTGATGCTGAAGAAGAAACTCATGATGCTGAATAATCAGAGTGAAAGAGCTGCTCAGGCAATGAGCACTGTGAAAACCAACCAAAGCCAATCTGCT GAGACAGCTTCCAGAAAGAAGGATTTGATCAGAAGTgagttttctgaaattaaaGCTATAattgaagaaagagaaaatgaggtCATGAAAGCAATTGCAGATGAAGAAAAGAGAGTCTGGAACAAGTTTGATTATATTTACGGTGTTCTGGGAAAGAAGAAGAATGAAATTCAGTCTCTCAGAGATCAGATTGAGACGGCACTGACTGAAAGCGATGACGTTCTGTTTATGAAG AGAGCAGTAGCACTGCAACGAACATCACCAAAAGAGGCTTTCGTTCCTGTGGTTGAAATGGACCAAAATGTGATGAATTCCACTTATAAGTTTGCTGTTAGCCTCAGAGAAACACTGAAACTTGCAGCAGCGGTTCAGTATaaggagagaaaagcagaag CCACACCTGGGAAAACTGTGGGCCTTCCAGTGGCTCCTAGAGACAAAACCCCTGTTGGAAGAAGGCCTCATCAACTAC GTGCTCCCTCACAAGATCGTTCCCACAAAGAGAGAACCCTTTCCCACACTCCAGCCACTCCGCAGGAGAAGGCAAATACCA agGAGAAAACCAAACCTGCTAAAGTTG CACCAACCACAGCACCAAAAActgcaactgctgctgctgctgcaactaAAGAGCTTATTGCCAGCTTTCTGAAGAAATCCAGAGAGGAGCTTCTGCAGT ATACTGCTCAAATCACCCTGGATTACAACACAGCTCATAACAACGTGATGCTGTCTGAGAACTACACCAGGATGTCCGTCTCAGACAACTTCAGGGGTTACAACCCCCACCCTCAGCGCTTCACCGACTTCCGCCAGGTCCTGGGGTTCCAGTGCTTCAAGAGGGGGATCCACTACTGGGAggtggagctgcagcagaacagCTTCTGTGGCATCGGGGTGTGCTACGGCAGCAtggcccggcacggccccgaGAGCCGCCtgggcaggaacagcagctcctggtgcaTCGAGTGGCTCAACAACAAAATATCATCCTGGCACGATGACATTGAAAAGTGCTTACCCAGCACAAAGGCCACCAGGATTGGGGTGCTGCTCCACTGCGAGGGGGGCTTTGTGATCTTCATGGCAGTGGGGGAGAAGCACAACTTGATCTATAAATTCAAAGCCCAGTTCACCGAGGCCTTGTACCCTGCCTTCTGGCTGTTCTCCAGTGGCACTGTGCTCTCTCTCCTTTAA